In Xanthomonas sp. SI, the following are encoded in one genomic region:
- a CDS encoding SufE family protein, whose amino-acid sequence MTDTDFPLEPTPADAQAAIAEEFGFFGDWSERYQYLIDLGRKLPAFPEEWKTEQHRLHGCQSMVWIVPEGDAQRLVFHAISDSAIVSGLIYLALRVYSGRSAAQILATAPDFVAAIGLGKHLSPTRSNGLAAILAFIQDSARAQA is encoded by the coding sequence ATGACCGATACCGATTTCCCGCTCGAACCCACGCCCGCCGACGCGCAGGCCGCCATCGCCGAGGAATTCGGCTTCTTCGGCGACTGGTCCGAGCGCTACCAGTACCTGATCGATCTGGGCCGCAAGCTGCCGGCGTTCCCCGAGGAGTGGAAGACCGAGCAGCATCGCCTGCACGGCTGCCAGTCGATGGTGTGGATCGTGCCCGAGGGCGACGCGCAGCGGCTGGTGTTCCATGCGATCAGCGATTCGGCGATCGTCTCCGGCCTGATCTACCTGGCGCTGCGGGTCTATTCCGGGCGCAGCGCAGCGCAGATCCTGGCCACCGCGCCGGACTTCGTCGCCGCGATCGGCCTGGGCAAGCACCTGTCGCCGACCCGCAGCAACGGCCTGGCCGCGATCCTGGCGTTCATCCAGGACAGTGCGCGCGCGCAGGCATGA